A section of the Rhizobium sp. Pop5 genome encodes:
- a CDS encoding UbiH/UbiF family hydroxylase, translating to MKTFEVAVIGGGLAGMIAAIALGRGGRSVALIAPVAAKEDRRTTALMDQSIRFLDRLTLWERLRPAAAPLNSMRIIDGTDRLLRAPTTTFRAAEVGLDAFGYNFPNKVMVDILEEAAAGEGNITRFTDMAESIEVSGEAISITLAGGEALSADFAVGADGRGSKLRETAGIGVRNWSYPQSAMVLNFAHSLPHQNISTEFHTKHGPLTQVPLPGSRSSLVWVQDPAEAAARVELPLAELDSLVEAQMQSMLGKVSVEEGVQVWPLSGMMAHRFGKGRIALIGEAAHVFPPIGAQGLNLSLRDIMALTDILCDRAELPVPADAGDSFDRSRRADIMTRTASVDLLNRSLLSDFLPVQMLRAAGLHILSAIPPLRNIVMREGIEPGGGFRDIPGALREKLKRKKA from the coding sequence ATGAAGACATTCGAAGTGGCGGTAATCGGTGGCGGTCTCGCCGGCATGATCGCCGCAATCGCGCTTGGCCGCGGCGGCCGCAGCGTTGCGCTGATAGCGCCCGTCGCGGCGAAGGAAGATCGGCGCACCACGGCGCTGATGGATCAGTCGATCCGCTTCCTCGACCGCCTGACGCTCTGGGAAAGGCTGCGTCCTGCAGCCGCTCCTCTCAACAGTATGCGCATCATCGACGGCACCGACCGGCTGCTGCGTGCGCCAACGACGACCTTCCGCGCGGCCGAAGTGGGCCTCGATGCCTTCGGCTACAATTTTCCCAACAAGGTGATGGTCGACATCCTCGAAGAGGCCGCTGCTGGCGAGGGCAATATCACCCGCTTCACGGACATGGCCGAATCGATCGAGGTCTCAGGCGAGGCGATTTCGATCACGCTTGCCGGCGGTGAGGCGCTCTCGGCCGATTTTGCCGTCGGCGCCGACGGCCGCGGCTCGAAGCTGCGCGAGACGGCAGGTATCGGCGTGCGCAACTGGTCCTATCCGCAATCGGCCATGGTGCTGAATTTCGCCCATTCCCTGCCGCACCAGAACATCTCGACGGAATTCCATACCAAGCACGGCCCCCTTACTCAGGTGCCGCTGCCGGGAAGCCGCTCCAGCCTCGTTTGGGTGCAGGATCCCGCAGAGGCGGCGGCCCGCGTGGAATTGCCACTCGCTGAACTCGACAGCCTTGTCGAGGCTCAGATGCAGTCCATGCTCGGTAAGGTGAGTGTCGAAGAGGGCGTCCAGGTCTGGCCGCTCTCCGGCATGATGGCGCATCGTTTCGGCAAGGGCCGCATCGCGCTGATCGGCGAGGCGGCCCACGTCTTCCCGCCGATCGGGGCACAGGGGCTGAATCTGAGCCTGCGCGATATCATGGCGCTGACCGATATCCTCTGCGATAGGGCCGAACTGCCGGTGCCGGCCGATGCCGGCGACAGTTTCGATCGCAGCCGCCGCGCCGATATCATGACGCGCACGGCGAGCGTCGACCTTCTCAACCGCTCGCTGCTATCGGATTTCCTGCCTGTGCAGATGCTGCGCGCCGCTGGCCTGCATATACTCTCGGCCATTCCGCCTCTGCGCAACATCGTCATGCGCGAAGGAATCGAGCCGGGCGGCGGATTCCGCGATATTCCCGGTGCCCTACGGGAAAAGCTGAAGCGGAAGAAGGCCTGA
- a CDS encoding AEC family transporter — MADIVSLLLPFFGLILIGYIAAKATKQPAEALGWLNIFIIYAALPALFFKLVSRTPIEELTRVDFIVTDIAATYAVFILLFAIGRIWRGNSLADCTIQSFAGAYGNIGYMGPGLALLALGEGAAVPVALIICFENALHFIVAPALMAAAGDDKRSAGQLTADIVRKVALHPFILSTAAGFAVAALHIDQPLAFQRLGDYLAQAAAPCALFAMGVTLALRPLKRIPAEISYIVPAKLILHPIAVCVALTAVGGFDAVWIHAAVLLASLPTATNVFVIGQQYGVWQERASATILITTVLSVVSVSLWLILLRSGLLPLQLFP; from the coding sequence TTGGCCGATATCGTCAGCCTGCTATTACCATTCTTCGGCCTGATCCTGATCGGTTACATCGCCGCCAAGGCGACCAAGCAGCCAGCTGAAGCGCTCGGCTGGCTGAACATCTTCATCATCTACGCCGCCCTGCCCGCCTTGTTCTTCAAGCTCGTTTCACGGACGCCGATCGAAGAACTGACGCGCGTCGATTTCATCGTCACCGATATCGCGGCGACCTATGCAGTCTTCATCCTGCTGTTCGCCATCGGCCGGATCTGGCGGGGCAATTCGCTCGCCGATTGCACCATCCAGTCCTTTGCCGGCGCTTACGGCAATATCGGCTATATGGGACCCGGTCTGGCGCTCTTGGCGCTCGGTGAAGGTGCGGCCGTGCCGGTGGCGCTGATCATTTGCTTCGAGAACGCGCTGCACTTCATCGTGGCGCCGGCATTGATGGCCGCAGCCGGTGACGACAAGCGGTCAGCCGGCCAGCTAACCGCCGATATCGTGCGGAAAGTGGCTCTGCATCCCTTCATCCTGTCGACGGCGGCAGGCTTTGCCGTTGCCGCCCTGCATATCGACCAGCCGCTGGCGTTTCAGCGCCTCGGCGACTATCTCGCCCAGGCGGCGGCTCCCTGCGCTCTCTTTGCCATGGGCGTGACGCTGGCGCTTCGGCCGCTGAAGCGTATCCCTGCGGAGATCTCATATATCGTGCCGGCGAAGCTGATCCTGCACCCGATCGCGGTCTGCGTTGCGCTCACAGCGGTCGGCGGTTTCGACGCGGTGTGGATCCACGCCGCCGTGCTGCTCGCCTCGCTGCCGACGGCGACCAATGTCTTTGTCATCGGTCAGCAATATGGCGTCTGGCAGGAGCGCGCCTCGGCGACGATCCTGATTACAACGGTGCTTTCGGTGGTGAGCGTTTCGCTCTGGCTGATCCTGCTGCGGTCAGGCCTTCTTCCGCTTCAGCTTTTCCCGTAG
- a CDS encoding DUF934 domain-containing protein: protein MTKIWRETGFVENDPWVIETDEVKATGEQKPLLSLDELIAKADESNDIGLGVLIKPADDVRKLEPYLDRLAVVAVAFPAFNDGRAFSHASLLRQRLGYTTELRAVGDVLIDQIPLMLRVGIDSFSVSNVTALKRLSENRLPAIPHHYQPAVRDADAGKGYSWRRQAKPAA from the coding sequence ATGACGAAGATCTGGAGAGAAACCGGTTTTGTCGAAAACGATCCCTGGGTGATCGAAACCGACGAGGTGAAGGCGACCGGAGAGCAGAAACCGCTGCTCAGCCTCGACGAACTGATCGCCAAGGCCGATGAAAGCAACGATATCGGCCTTGGCGTGCTGATCAAGCCGGCCGACGATGTTCGGAAACTCGAGCCCTATCTCGATCGCCTCGCAGTCGTCGCCGTCGCCTTTCCGGCGTTCAACGACGGCCGCGCTTTCAGCCACGCCTCGCTGCTGCGCCAGCGCCTGGGTTATACCACCGAATTGCGCGCCGTCGGCGACGTGCTGATCGACCAGATCCCGCTGATGCTGCGCGTCGGCATCGACAGCTTTTCGGTCAGCAACGTCACCGCCCTGAAGCGGCTTTCCGAAAACCGTCTTCCGGCCATTCCCCATCATTATCAGCCGGCGGTGCGTGACGCCGACGCCGGCAAAGGCTATAGTTGGCGTCGTCAGGCGAAGCCGGCCGCATAA
- a CDS encoding cytochrome c biogenesis CcdA family protein: MSIADISLWSALIAGALSFLSPCVLPLVPPYLCYMAGISVEQFRGGGAVAVAPDIRRGVLFSALLFTLGFATVFVALGAGASSIGMALRQHLDLLSKIGGLIIIVMGLNFLGLFRIGLLAREARFQGGGKPATLTGAYVMGLAFAFGWTPCIGPVLGAILGVAASRETVGSGAGLLAIYSLGLAIPFWIAAGFSGAFMRFLSRFRRHLGTVEKVMGVFLVLTGLAFLFGWVSDVAIWFQQTFPILMQIG; the protein is encoded by the coding sequence GTGTCGATTGCCGATATTTCCCTGTGGAGTGCGCTGATTGCCGGGGCGCTTTCCTTTCTGTCGCCTTGCGTGCTTCCCCTCGTCCCGCCCTATCTCTGCTACATGGCCGGCATTTCCGTGGAGCAGTTCCGCGGCGGCGGCGCGGTTGCGGTGGCGCCCGACATCAGGCGCGGCGTCCTGTTCTCCGCGCTGCTCTTCACGCTCGGATTCGCCACCGTCTTCGTGGCGCTCGGGGCCGGTGCTTCCAGCATCGGCATGGCGCTCCGCCAGCATCTCGACCTTTTGTCCAAGATCGGCGGGCTGATCATCATCGTCATGGGGCTGAATTTCCTCGGTCTCTTCCGAATCGGGCTGCTTGCCCGCGAGGCGCGTTTCCAAGGCGGCGGCAAGCCGGCGACGCTGACGGGCGCTTATGTCATGGGTCTTGCCTTCGCCTTCGGCTGGACGCCTTGTATCGGCCCGGTGCTCGGCGCGATCCTCGGCGTTGCCGCCTCGCGCGAGACGGTCGGCTCCGGCGCCGGGCTGCTTGCCATCTATTCGCTCGGGCTTGCCATTCCCTTCTGGATCGCCGCCGGCTTTTCCGGCGCCTTCATGCGGTTCCTGTCGCGCTTCCGCCGCCATCTCGGCACTGTGGAAAAGGTGATGGGTGTCTTCCTCGTGCTGACCGGCCTCGCCTTCCTGTTCGGATGGGTCAGCGATGTAGCGATCTGGTTCCAGCAGACCTTTCCGATTCTGATGCAGATCGGTTAG
- a CDS encoding MBL fold metallo-hydrolase, whose protein sequence is MNVETKMSLENTGHPGKPRLDELVPSRYALNIGEIEVLVVSDGVLPLPTAMLGHNADPAVRAAWLKEMYLPQEAFDWALNVVVVRSGGQTILLDAGLGIDPDLHLPRAGQLIKRLEAAGIDLASVTDVVLTHMHMDHIGGLLVDGVKDQLRPDLRIHVAAAEVKFWEAPDFSHVSMPPGFPDALRATAKRFAKEYSGYLRLFDEEYEVAPGVVVHRTGGHTPGHSVIRIASGGDRLMFAGDAVFAVGFEHPDWYNGFEHDPEEAARVRVRLLRELAETGEQLVATHLPFPSVGRVAVDGDAFRWVAAFWDY, encoded by the coding sequence ATGAACGTTGAGACAAAGATGAGTCTGGAAAACACCGGACACCCCGGCAAACCTCGGCTCGACGAGCTGGTTCCGTCGCGCTACGCGCTTAATATCGGCGAGATTGAGGTGCTGGTGGTCAGTGATGGAGTGCTGCCGCTCCCAACCGCGATGCTGGGCCACAACGCCGATCCGGCCGTTCGGGCGGCCTGGCTGAAAGAAATGTACCTGCCGCAGGAGGCTTTCGACTGGGCGCTGAACGTCGTCGTGGTGCGCAGCGGCGGCCAGACGATACTCCTCGACGCCGGGCTGGGGATCGATCCGGACTTGCACCTGCCGCGAGCCGGGCAGTTGATCAAGCGACTGGAGGCCGCCGGCATCGATCTTGCGTCGGTGACCGACGTGGTGCTGACCCACATGCACATGGACCACATTGGCGGGCTGCTCGTCGACGGAGTGAAGGACCAGCTGCGTCCGGACCTCCGGATCCACGTGGCGGCCGCCGAAGTCAAGTTCTGGGAGGCGCCCGACTTCTCCCACGTCTCCATGCCGCCGGGGTTCCCGGACGCGCTTCGGGCAACTGCCAAGCGGTTCGCGAAAGAGTACAGCGGCTATCTCAGGCTGTTCGACGAGGAGTACGAAGTGGCGCCTGGTGTGGTCGTCCATCGCACTGGCGGCCACACCCCCGGGCACAGCGTCATCCGCATAGCGTCCGGCGGGGACCGGCTGATGTTTGCCGGCGACGCCGTGTTCGCCGTCGGGTTTGAACACCCCGACTGGTACAACGGCTTCGAACACGACCCCGAGGAGGCGGCCCGCGTTCGAGTTCGTCTTTTGCGTGAACTGGCGGAGACCGGCGAGCAACTGGTGGCCACGCACCTGCCGTTCCCGTCCGTCGGCCGGGTCGCTGTCGACGGCGATGCCTTTCGGTGGGTAGCAGCCTTCTGGGACTACTGA